One genomic segment of Deltaproteobacteria bacterium GWC2_65_14 includes these proteins:
- a CDS encoding Holliday junction DNA helicase RuvA translates to MIDHLRGRLSGGGKDFVVVECAGVGFRVHVSSVTRADLPPDGESCLLRTFLQVREGGSDLFGFSSETERQIFLAIIGVSGVGPKSAVAVLSVLGISGVLSACAREDAAPFTRVPGIGKKLAQRIAMELPDRLRKVAVEFTPAPEDEGPAGPSAPEAEAVQAMVSLGFSRAEAQVTVGGVRKEAGAEASTEILIRGALKRLSGPRR, encoded by the coding sequence ATGATCGACCATCTGCGCGGACGCCTGTCGGGCGGGGGGAAGGATTTCGTTGTCGTGGAATGCGCGGGGGTGGGCTTCCGCGTGCACGTGTCCTCCGTAACCCGCGCCGACCTTCCTCCCGACGGGGAATCCTGCCTCCTGCGGACCTTCCTCCAGGTGCGCGAGGGGGGCTCCGATCTCTTCGGGTTCTCGTCGGAGACCGAGCGGCAGATCTTCCTGGCGATCATCGGGGTGAGCGGCGTCGGGCCGAAGTCCGCGGTCGCCGTGCTGTCGGTCCTGGGGATCTCCGGCGTGCTGTCCGCCTGCGCGCGCGAGGACGCGGCCCCCTTCACGAGGGTCCCCGGCATCGGGAAAAAACTGGCGCAGCGGATCGCGATGGAACTGCCGGACCGGCTCAGGAAAGTGGCGGTCGAATTCACTCCCGCCCCGGAGGATGAGGGACCCGCGGGTCCTTCCGCTCCCGAGGCCGAAGCAGTCCAGGCGATGGTCTCCCTGGGCTTCTCCCGGGCCGAGGCGCAGGTGACGGTGGGCGGCGTCCGCAAGGAGGCCGGGGCGGAGGCCTCCACGGAGATCCTGATCCGGGGCGCGCTGAAGCGGCTTTCGGGACCGCGCCGGTGA